From the genome of Suricata suricatta isolate VVHF042 chromosome 3, meerkat_22Aug2017_6uvM2_HiC, whole genome shotgun sequence, one region includes:
- the NEK2 gene encoding serine/threonine-protein kinase Nek2, whose amino-acid sequence MPTRAEDYEVLSTIGTGSYGRCQKIRRKSDGKILVWKELDYGSMTEAEKQMLVSEVNLLRELKHPNIVRYYDRIIDRTNTTLYIVMEYCEGGDLASVITKGTKERQYLDEEFVLRVMAQLTLALKECHRRSDGGHTVLHRDLKPANVFLDGKRNVKLGDFGLARILNHDTSFAKTFVGTPYYMSPEQVNCTSYNEKSDIWSLGCLLYELCALMPPFTAFNQKELAGKIREGKFRRIPYRYSDELNDIITKMLNLKDYHRPSVEEILENPLIADLVAEEQRRNLEKRGRRVEPEKLQDSSPVLGELKLKEMQLQERERALKAREERLEQKERELCVRERLAEDKLARAENLLKNYSVMKERKFLCLAVDPELFDLPSIVKKKVHFSEESKENVTTSENSESLLTSKSKCKDLKKRLQAAQLRLQALSDIEKNYQLKSRQILGMR is encoded by the exons ATGCCGACGCGGGCGGAAGACTACGAGGTGCTGAGCACCATTGGCACGGGCTCCTACGGCCGCTGCCAGAAGATCCGGAGGAAGAGCGATGGCAAG ATATTAGTTTGGAAAGAACTTGACTATGGCTCCATGACAGAAGCCGAGAAACAGATGCTTGTTTCCGAAGTGAATTTACTCCGTGAACTGAAACATCCAAACATCGTCCGTTACTATGATCGAATTATTGACCGAACCAACACAACACTGTACATTGTAATGGAATATTGCGAAGGAGGGGACCTGGCTAGTGTAATTACAAAGGGAACCAAGGAAAG GCAATACTTAGATGAAGAATTTGTTCTTCGAGTGATGGCTCAGTTGACTCTGGCCCTAAAGGAATGTCACAGACGGAGCGATGGTGGCCATACCGTGCTGCATCGGGATCTGAAACCAGCCAATGTTTTCCTGGATGGCAAGCGAAACGTTAAGCTTGGCGACTTTGGGCTAGCTAGAATATTAAACCACGATACGAGTTTTGCAAAAACATTTGTTGGTACACCCTATTACATGTCTCCT GAGCAGGTGAATTGCACGTCCTACAACGAGAAATCAGATATCTGGTCGCTGGGTTGTTTGCTGTATGAATTGTGTGCGTTAAT gcCTCCCTTTACAGCTTTCAACCAGAAAGAACTAGCTGGGAAGATTAGAGAAGGCAAATTCAGGCGAATTCCATATCGTTACTCTGATGAATTGAATGACATTATTACAAAGATGTTAAATTTAAAG GATTACCATCGGCCTTCTGTTGAGGAAATTCTTGAGAATCCTTTGATAGCAGACCTAGTTGcagaagagcaaagaagaaatcttgagaaaagaGGGCGGCGAGTGGAACCGGAGAAGTTACAGGATTCCAGCCCCGTCTTGGGAGAGCTGAAACTGAAGGAAATGCAGTTACAGGAGCGAGAGCGAGCCCTCAAGGCACGAGAAGAACGGCTGGAGC AGAAGGAGCGTGAGCTCTGTGTCCGGGAGAGACTGGCAGAGGACAAGCTGGCGAGGGCAGAAAATCTGTTGAAGAATTACAGCGTGATGAAGGAGCGGAAGTTCCTGTGTCTGGCGGTGGATCCAG aactTTTTGATCTTCCATCGATTGTTAAGAAGAAAGTTCATTTCAGTGAGGAAAGTAAAGAGAATGTCACGACGAGTGAGAATTCTGAGAGTCTGCTCACCTCGAAGTCCAAGTGCAAAGACCTGAAGAAAAGGCTCCAAGCTGCCCAGCTCCGCCTTCAAGCCTTGTCAGATATTGAAAAAAACTACCAGCTGAAAAGCAGGCAGATTCTGGGCATGCGCTAG